One Companilactobacillus farciminis KCTC 3681 = DSM 20184 genomic window, TGAATGTTGAAAAAACTAACAATTTGATTTTGCTGATTATTTTCCTAATTGCTGGTTTCGGTGGTAATTTCATTTCCGAAGCTGTGCCTAGAATTTTTGATAGCAGCAATGGCTATTATGTTACTTCGATCTATATCCCTATCATGTCAGTTGCTGCCTTCATCCTGTTACAAAAATGGGGCAGCAAGATAAAATCTAACACTACGATCAAAACTTTTGAATTCTTATCACCATTAGTATTTGGAGTTTACTTGATTCACAATTTATTGATTCTTTTCATTGAACCTTGGTTTATGAATCACGTTGCTATTCATGGATTAGCTGCTACTTTCTTGAGATACGTTGTCGTGTTAGTACTATCGATTATTATTATTTGGATTTTAAATTGGATTCCAGGTATCAATTATTTGTTAACTGGTAATTCAAAAAAGCGTAAATAAAAAACCTTCACGAAATCAATCGTGGAGGCTTTATTTTTGTCTAAATTTAATCTTCTTTTTTAATTCTTGTAAACTTCAAAATTGCACCAAAGGCTGCCAAAATTACACCTAAGATTGTTGCAAGAATTCCAGTTGTTTCACCAGTTTGTGGCAATGATCCGGATTGTGAACCTTGTGAACTAGTACTATTATTACCAGTTACGTTAGGCAATACGCCTTCGGAACTTCCTTCTGAACCGCCGTTAGTGATAACATTGCCATCGCTGTCAATTAAACCACCATCAGCATCTTCCTCACCGGCTTCATTTTCTTCTTCAGATTCGTTTGACTCGTTATTTTCCTCTTCAGAACCACCGTTTTCTTCATTATCATCAGTATCTTTGTCATCAGTATCTTCGTCGTCGTTATCGTCAGTACCAGGCTTTTGGCCTTCAGAACCACCATCGACTTCGATTAAATCACCAGTATCAGGGTCAATATCTTCTTCCTCTTCTTCTTCATCAGGGTTCTTGATATTGCCACCGTCGTTTTCGTCGCCGTCTCCTTCATCTGGTAATCCATCAGGAAGTTCGCCAGGAATTGTTACAGGTCTTTCGAATTCAGTTTCTGTAGCATTATCATCTTGAAGGTCCCATCTGTGAGTTTCACCATTGACGATTACTTTATCAGCTACAATATTACCATCAAGATTGTGGTTAACGACCATGGTTGCCTTAGGTGCTAAAACACTACCTTGGAATGCAGCATCAAAACTAACAGTTCCAGTGTATAAGTTATCACTAGCAGTACTGTCATAGAAGTTCCATAACAAGTGATTGTCGTCAAAATACTCTGTTTCTTGATTAGGACGATCCTTTTGATTGGCGTTAGCACCTTCACCATCATTAAAGGTTAATTTGACCGGCGAATTAACACTATATGGATTTTGACCTTTAGTATCAACATTGATAATTACACTTGTTCCACCTTTATCAGCAGATAAGCCGGCAATATAAATCGGAGTATTACTATTTAGAACGTCGGCATCCAAATTAATAATAATTTGATTGTTTGCGTTAGGATTATAATCTTCCAAATTGATAACACGCTTATTTTGATCTGGAAAATCACTAGTTTGAACTGATACGGTTGGTTCCATGTTTGAAAGTGTATTTGATTTACTCTCTAATTGTGAGAATTGTGAACCAAAATCAATATATGTATTACCATTCTTATCTTGATATGTTTCATCCTTAGTCAAATGATCAATGTAATCATTATTTACTAACGTTCTATTAGGATTGGAGACATCTATTGTATCTTCTTCTCCAAAAATAACTTTATTTGAACGGCTATCAGTGCTAGAAACAAAAGAGCTATTAGCCATCTTGTCATGACTTTGGATATATGAAATATCCTTCTCTAAAGTACCTTCATGAACATTGGTACCGAAATTAACGTTACCATGTAGATTACCTACTGCAACATTACCATTAGTATGAGCATTCAAAGTTGCTTCATTGGCAAAAATATGGAAGTTTGATGCGTAGCCTAGTTGGTTACTGTTCTCATTACTAAAGTCATCACTAACGCTTCCACCATTTTGAACATCATCATTTACGGATTGAGTAACGGCTGTTTGATTTTGTGATGAACTTTGTGTTGTTGCTGTATTACTTGTTGATTGTGCTGAACCTTGAGTTGTCGCATCAGCATTCGTAGTATTTGTTGTTTGCGATGCATTTGAGTTATCGCTTACAGAAGTACTATTAGTGAAACCATTATTGACAGTAGTTGCCGCATCAGCTTGGGTTGTTGTTGACATTCCCATCAAAACTGCTGCACTTACAGCTACACAAGATAAAGCCCATTCTTTTCCCTTTTTCATTAACATAATTAACTAAATCTCCCTCATCAATTTAGAATAATTATTATCTAGTGGTAATAAATCAGGTAATAATTTTATTTATGAAAATTATTACGCTACTCCAAAATATTGTCAAATTAATATTATATTATAATCCTATAACTTATTTATTACGAAAGCACTGAATAGAACGTTGATTTAACAGTACTCATACCCCTTTTAGAAAAACTTCGATAGTTCCCTTTTAAATAATTTTTGATATATAAAAAGCCCAATTCCTAAAAATTGGACTTTTTCGCATTATTTTATAAATAGTCGTGGGGAGGAAAAATTATTGTCGATTATCAGAGCCCATGGCAAAGACTGCCACGCAACCAAACCCTGTATGACTTGAAATAGTCATGCCGATAGGATAAATCTGAATATCAGCTTCAGGAATCGACTCTTGAATCTTATCTTTAACGACTTTAGCAGCGTCATAATCACCACTAGTCGTAATAATAATTGGTTGATCAATATCATTTTGGATAGCCGGAGTTATTTTATTAGCCAAGTCTAAAAGTGATTTCTTACGTGTTCGTGTCTTTTCAACTACACGAAGCTTCCCGTTAGTATCAACTTCTAAAATTGGTTTAACTTTTAACAAC contains:
- a CDS encoding collagen-binding domain-containing protein, translated to MKKGKEWALSCVAVSAAVLMGMSTTTQADAATTVNNGFTNSTSVSDNSNASQTTNTTNADATTQGSAQSTSNTATTQSSSQNQTAVTQSVNDDVQNGGSVSDDFSNENSNQLGYASNFHIFANEATLNAHTNGNVAVGNLHGNVNFGTNVHEGTLEKDISYIQSHDKMANSSFVSSTDSRSNKVIFGEEDTIDVSNPNRTLVNNDYIDHLTKDETYQDKNGNTYIDFGSQFSQLESKSNTLSNMEPTVSVQTSDFPDQNKRVINLEDYNPNANNQIIINLDADVLNSNTPIYIAGLSADKGGTSVIINVDTKGQNPYSVNSPVKLTFNDGEGANANQKDRPNQETEYFDDNHLLWNFYDSTASDNLYTGTVSFDAAFQGSVLAPKATMVVNHNLDGNIVADKVIVNGETHRWDLQDDNATETEFERPVTIPGELPDGLPDEGDGDENDGGNIKNPDEEEEEEDIDPDTGDLIEVDGGSEGQKPGTDDNDDEDTDDKDTDDNEENGGSEEENNESNESEEENEAGEEDADGGLIDSDGNVITNGGSEGSSEGVLPNVTGNNSTSSQGSQSGSLPQTGETTGILATILGVILAAFGAILKFTRIKKED